In Microbispora sp. ZYX-F-249, the sequence GCGCTGGAGGTCTGGGCCCAGGTCCTGTCCGTGCCGGAGCCCGGCCTCGTGCTGGTCGGCATGGGCAAGCGGGACGTGCCGTACGACCTGCACCTGCCGTCCCCGAAGGCCGTGCGGCGCGGCGAGGGCGAGGAGCCGGCCGAGCCGCTGACCGGGGTGACGGTCGTCAAGCTGTGGGACCAGCACGCCCATCTCAGCGGCGAAGCCGGGCTGCGCCCGGGAGACCTGGTGTCGTTCGGGCTCTCCCATCCGTGCACGGCCTTCGACAAGTGGCGCGTCATCCCCGTGGTGGACGACGACGACGTCGTGATTGATTTGATCAATACGTATTTCTGATCTTCCGGAGCGGTGACGATGGCTGGCAAGCAGGAGATCCGTACGGCCGAGGGCGCCCCGCCGATCGGGCCGTACTCGCAGGGCGTGGTGGTCGGCGACTTCCTCTACACCTCCGGGATGGGCCCGCTCGACCCCGCGACCGGTGAGGTCGTGGGCGACGACGTGGCGGCCCAGACGCACCGGACCATGCGCAACCTGGGGGCCGTGCTGGAGGCCCACGGCCTGACGTTCGACGACGTGGTGAAGGCGACGGTCCACCTGCAGAACCTGAAGGAGGACTTCGCCGCGTTCAACGAGGTCTACCAGACCTACTTCACCCGGCCCTACCCGGTGCGCACCACCGTGGGCTCCGATCTCCTGGACATCCTCGTCGAGATCGACTTCGTGGCGTACACGGGCCGCTGACGATGGACAGCGCCCTGTACGTCTTCGTCGAGGACCTGCGCGCGGAGGGCGTGCGCGGGCTGCTCGACCGGGCCTCGGCGTACGGCGTGCGAGGCGTCGCGGTGGCCGCGGCCTACCACCAGGCCAGGGACGTGACCCCGCACGGTGCCTCGCGGCTGACGCTGCGCCGTGACGGCGTCCACTTCCCCCCGCCGGACGACCTGTTCGGCGGGCTGCGCCTGGCCCCGCCCGTGCAACCGGGGGCGGAGGACCGGCCACTCGACGAGCTGCGCCGCGCCTGCGCGGACCGGGGGATGCGGCTGCACGGCTGGACGGTGTTCCTGCGCAACGCCACGCTCGGCCTGGCCTGCCCGGACGTGACCGTGGAGAACTGCTTCGGCGACCACGGCTCCCCGGCCGACCTGTGCCCCTCGCATCCCGATGTGCGGGCGTACGCGGTGGCGCTGGCCCGGGCCGTCGCGCGGCAGGGGGTGGACACGGTCGTCGCGGAGTCGCTGCACTTCGGGCCCTTCACCTGCGAGCGGTGCCTCGTGGCGCTCGGCCCGATGGACGCCTTCCTGTTCGGCCTGTGCTTCTGCGCCCACTGCATGCGCCGGGCCGCCGACCTCGGGGTGAACGCCGAGGTGGCCAGGCAGGAGTGCGCCAGGATCGTGGCGGGCGTGCTCGACGGCGATCCTCCCGCGGAGGGCGAGGTCACGCGGGCGGCGCTGACGGCTTATGCCGGCCCCGAGGCGGTGGCGTACGCGCGGGCCCGCTCCGAGAGCGTCACGTCGCTGGTCGGCGAGGTCGCGGCGGCCGTGACGGCCGAAGGCGCACGGCTGACGTTCACGGACGCGACGGGCGCGGTCAAGGGCCAGACCCATGGACTGCCCTCGGCCGGGCTGGCCGCGCACGACTCCTGGCAACTCGGGATCGACCTGGTGGCGCTTGGCGATCTGGTCCCGTCGTTCGCGGTCCTCGGCTACGCCAGGGACCCCGTCCGGGTGGCCGACGACGTCGCGGCCTACCGCCGGTCCGTGGGCAAGAACCCCGAGTTGAGGGTCGTGCTGCGCCCCGGCGCCCCGGACACCGACTCCGCCGACCGGCTGGCGGCCAAGGTCCGCGCCGCCCGTACGGCGGGGGCCGGGGCCGTCGACTTCTCCGCGTACGGCCTGGCGCCCTTCGACGCGCTCGGCCGCATCACCGAGGCGCTCGCCTGACCCGACGTCACCGGGCGCCCGCCCGAACCCGTCGCGGGCGCGGAGCGTCCGGCCTGCCGCCGTGCCGCGCCGTGCGGATCACCGGTCCGAGCCCACTGACGGGGGTGTGACCAGGGCGTCCGCGAGGACGGCCAGGCCGGCCGCGACCCGGGCGGCGTCGCACTCCCGCAGCACGGCGGTGACGTGCTCGGCCGCGAGCGGGGCGAGCAGCGCGTGGGCGAGGTAGTCGGCGTCGGCGTCCGGTCGCGCCTCGGCCAGCAGGATCGCCAGGTGGCGGTGCCAGAAACGGTAGGCGCCGATGCGATAGCGGGCGCCCGGGCTCGCGGTCTCCGAGACGCGCAGCAGGTCGAGGTGCCCGAAGAGATAGCCGGCGTAGGCCGCCACGAACGCGCGCACCCGATCGGCGGGCGAGGCGCCGGGCCCCAGCGGTGGCGGCCCGGACAGGATGCGCCCCTGCAGTTCCCGTTCCTTGTCGTCGAGCAGGGCCGCCACGAGTCCCGACTTGTCCCCGAACCGGCGGAACAGCGTGCCCTTGCCCACTCCGGCCTCCGCCGCCACCGCGTCCATCGAGACCGCTTCGACTCCGTGCTCGCGGAACAACTTCGCCGCCGCCTCCAGCACCCGTAGCCGGTTGCGGGCCGCGTCCGCGCGCTCGCGGGGCGGGTCCGCCATCAGGGAGGTGAGGTCTCTTGACGAACCGGACTGCGGTCCGGTAATTTCCGGGTTGTTCACGCAAACGGACTGTAGTCCAGTTATTTGGAGGACGCAATGACCGCTCTCATCGGCAGGGACGAGCTCAAGGCCGCGATCGACGCGGGCGCCGTCACCGTCGTCGACGCGCTCGGCGGCGACTACTACGCCCGGCAGCACCTTCCGGGCGCGATCCCGCTGACGGAGTCCGAGGTCGCCGATCGGGCCGCGGAACTGCTGCCGGACAAGAACGCCCCGATCGTCACCTACTGCTCGAACCCGGCCTGCTCCAACAGCCAGGCCGTGGCCAACCGGCTGACCGCGCTCGGGTACACCGACGTGCGCAAGTACCGGGAGGGCATCCAGGACTGGGTCGAGGCCGGGCTGCCGGTCGAGTCGCTGACCACGGCGTCCTGACCACGGCGTCCTGACCACGGCGTCCTGACCACGGGGATCGCTCAGGCGGAGCCCCGGACGACGAGTTCGGTCGGGAGGATCACGGGGTCCGCCGGGCCGCCCCGGAACAACCCCAGCAGCAGCCGGACCATCGCGGCGGCCTGCTCGATGATCGGGTGCCTGATCGTGGTCAGCGGGGGCTCGGTGTAGCGGGCCGCCTCGATGTCGTCGAACCCGACGACCGCCACGTCGTCCGGCACCCGGCGGCCCGCCTGACGCAGGGTCTGCAGCGCTCCGATGGCCATGAGGTCGTTGGCGACGAAGACGGCGTCCAGGTTCGGGTCGTCCTGCAGCAGATGACGCATCGCGACGGCGCCGGACTCCCGGGTGAAGTCGCCGACGGCGACGATCGACCGGCGGTCGGACTCGCGCAGCGCGTCACGGTAGCCCGTGAGCCGGTCCTGACCGCCGATCATGTCCTGCGGCCCGGCGATCGTGGCGATGCGCCGCCGCCCGCTGTCCAGCAGGTGGCGCACCGCCTTCACCGCGCCGCCCACGTTGTCGTTGTCCACGTACGGCAGGGGAACCGGCACCGCCGGCCTGCCGTACGAGACGGCGGGGACGCCCATCCGCGCGATGGCGGCGGGCAGCGGGTCGGCGCCGTGCATCGAGATCAGCATGACCCCGTCGACGTGGCCGCTGGCGATGTAGCGCTCGATCCTCGCGTGGCTCTGGGCCGAGCCGCCGAGCATCAGCACGACCTGCCGGTCGGCGGCCTCGAGCTCCAGGCTGGCCGAGCGGATGACGGTGGAGAACATCGGGTCCTCGGAGAAGACCCTGGTCGGCGGCTCCGACACGACCAGTGCGATCGAGTCGGTCCGCTGGGTGACGAGGCTGCGCGCCGC encodes:
- a CDS encoding Rid family detoxifying hydrolase, with protein sequence MAGKQEIRTAEGAPPIGPYSQGVVVGDFLYTSGMGPLDPATGEVVGDDVAAQTHRTMRNLGAVLEAHGLTFDDVVKATVHLQNLKEDFAAFNEVYQTYFTRPYPVRTTVGSDLLDILVEIDFVAYTGR
- a CDS encoding LacI family DNA-binding transcriptional regulator, with amino-acid sequence MKRPTLEAVAARAGVSRATVSRVVNGQMTVTPQIRDAVMRAVDELGYVPNSAARSLVTQRTDSIALVVSEPPTRVFSEDPMFSTVIRSASLELEAADRQVVLMLGGSAQSHARIERYIASGHVDGVMLISMHGADPLPAAIARMGVPAVSYGRPAVPVPLPYVDNDNVGGAVKAVRHLLDSGRRRIATIAGPQDMIGGQDRLTGYRDALRESDRRSIVAVGDFTRESGAVAMRHLLQDDPNLDAVFVANDLMAIGALQTLRQAGRRVPDDVAVVGFDDIEAARYTEPPLTTIRHPIIEQAAAMVRLLLGLFRGGPADPVILPTELVVRGSA
- a CDS encoding TetR/AcrR family transcriptional regulator; amino-acid sequence: MNNPEITGPQSGSSRDLTSLMADPPRERADAARNRLRVLEAAAKLFREHGVEAVSMDAVAAEAGVGKGTLFRRFGDKSGLVAALLDDKERELQGRILSGPPPLGPGASPADRVRAFVAAYAGYLFGHLDLLRVSETASPGARYRIGAYRFWHRHLAILLAEARPDADADYLAHALLAPLAAEHVTAVLRECDAARVAAGLAVLADALVTPPSVGSDR
- a CDS encoding rhodanese-like domain-containing protein gives rise to the protein MTALIGRDELKAAIDAGAVTVVDALGGDYYARQHLPGAIPLTESEVADRAAELLPDKNAPIVTYCSNPACSNSQAVANRLTALGYTDVRKYREGIQDWVEAGLPVESLTTAS